A genome region from Paradevosia shaoguanensis includes the following:
- the rpe gene encoding ribulose-phosphate 3-epimerase has product MSLIIAPSVLSADFSCLGEEVEDVMEAGADWVHLDVMDGHFVPNITFGPPVIKALRPHTSAVFDCHLMIEPADPYLAAFAAAGCDIITVHAEATKHLDRSLQAIRDLGRKAGVSLNPSTPESVIEYVLDRLDLVLLMTVNPGFGGQAFIPSVVEKVRRVKAMIGRRPIHIEIDGGVTPETAPMVAGAGADVLVAGSAIFKGGKEDYRRNIEAIRRAVAAQRAA; this is encoded by the coding sequence ATGAGCCTCATCATCGCCCCCTCGGTCCTCTCGGCCGACTTCTCCTGCCTCGGCGAGGAAGTCGAGGACGTCATGGAGGCCGGCGCCGACTGGGTCCATCTCGACGTGATGGACGGCCATTTCGTCCCCAACATCACCTTCGGCCCGCCCGTCATCAAGGCGCTGCGCCCACACACCTCGGCCGTCTTCGACTGCCACCTGATGATCGAGCCCGCCGATCCCTATCTGGCGGCCTTCGCGGCAGCGGGTTGCGATATCATCACGGTGCATGCCGAGGCGACCAAGCACCTCGACCGGAGCCTGCAGGCCATCCGCGACCTCGGCCGCAAGGCCGGTGTTTCGCTCAATCCCTCGACGCCCGAAAGCGTCATCGAATACGTGCTGGACCGGCTGGACCTCGTGCTGCTGATGACGGTGAACCCGGGCTTCGGCGGCCAGGCCTTCATTCCTTCGGTTGTGGAAAAAGTGAGGCGCGTCAAAGCCATGATCGGGCGCCGGCCGATCCATATCGAGATCGACGGCGGGGTGACGCCCGAGACTGCGCCAATGGTCGCAGGGGCGGGTGCCGACGTATTGGTCGCAGGGTCAGCCATCTTCAAAGGCGGTAAGGAAGACTATCGCCGCAACATCGAAGCCATTAGAAGGGCTGTCGCGGCGCAACGAGCCGCCTGA
- the cbbX gene encoding CbbX protein produces MHEYTEDQAMDAPTPQIDLRREYEESGVADVLRELDRELVGLVPVKTRIRETAALLLVDKARRDLGLTQETPTLHMSFTGNPGTGKTTVALRMADLLHRLGYIRKGHLVSVTRDDLVGQYIGHTAPKTKEILKKAMGGVLFIDEAYYLFRPENERDYGQEAIEILLQVMENQRDDLVVIVAGYGDRMEKFYQSNPGFRSRIAHHIDFPDYTDDELLQISELLLEQQNYHLDDGARKALTEYIAIRRTQPHFANARSLRNALDRARLRQANRLFDSADGPMSAETLSTISEPDIRKSRVFALGKIKP; encoded by the coding sequence ATGCACGAATATACCGAGGACCAAGCCATGGACGCACCCACGCCCCAGATCGATCTCCGCCGCGAATACGAGGAGTCCGGTGTCGCCGACGTCCTGCGCGAACTCGATCGCGAGCTCGTCGGCCTCGTCCCGGTCAAAACCCGCATCCGCGAAACCGCCGCGCTTCTCCTCGTCGACAAGGCACGCCGCGACCTCGGCCTCACCCAGGAAACCCCGACGCTCCACATGAGTTTTACCGGCAATCCCGGCACCGGCAAGACCACAGTGGCGCTGCGCATGGCCGACCTGCTCCACCGCCTCGGCTACATTCGCAAGGGCCACCTGGTCTCGGTCACCCGCGACGATCTCGTCGGCCAGTACATCGGCCACACCGCCCCCAAGACCAAGGAAATCCTCAAGAAAGCCATGGGTGGCGTGCTCTTCATCGATGAGGCCTACTACCTCTTCCGCCCCGAGAACGAACGCGATTACGGCCAGGAGGCGATCGAAATCCTGCTCCAGGTCATGGAGAACCAGCGCGACGATCTCGTCGTCATCGTCGCCGGCTACGGCGACCGCATGGAAAAGTTCTACCAGTCCAATCCGGGCTTCCGCTCGCGCATCGCCCACCACATCGATTTCCCGGACTACACCGACGACGAACTGCTCCAGATCAGCGAGCTGCTGCTGGAGCAGCAGAACTACCACCTCGATGACGGCGCCCGCAAAGCACTGACCGAGTACATCGCCATCCGCCGCACCCAGCCGCATTTCGCCAATGCCCGCTCGCTGCGCAACGCGCTCGACCGCGCCCGGCTGCGTCAGGCCAATCGCCTCTTCGACAGCGCCGATGGTCCGATGAGCGCCGAGACGCTTTCGACCATCTCCGAACCCGATATCCGCAAGAGCCGCGTTTTCGCGCTCGGGAAGATCAAGCCATGA
- a CDS encoding ribulose bisphosphate carboxylase small subunit: MRVTQGTFSFLPDFNDDQIRTQVQYCIDNGWAVNIEFTDDPHPRNTYWEMWGLPMFDVADAAAIMLELDSCRKVHDGKYIRLSAFDASHGWESIRISFIVNRPKEEPGFHLERDNGPGRQQHYHLRSYATDKPAGERYL, encoded by the coding sequence ATGCGCGTTACCCAAGGCACGTTCTCGTTCCTGCCCGACTTCAACGACGACCAGATCCGCACGCAGGTTCAGTACTGCATCGACAACGGCTGGGCCGTGAACATCGAGTTCACCGACGATCCGCATCCCCGCAACACCTATTGGGAGATGTGGGGCCTGCCGATGTTCGACGTCGCCGACGCCGCGGCCATCATGCTCGAGCTCGACTCTTGCCGTAAGGTCCACGACGGCAAGTACATACGCCTGTCGGCCTTCGACGCCTCGCACGGCTGGGAGTCGATCCGCATCTCCTTCATCGTCAACCGCCCGAAGGAAGAGCCCGGCTTCCACCTCGAACGCGACAACGGCCCCGGCCGCCAGCAGCACTACCACCTGCGCAGCTACGCCACCGACAAGCCGGCCGGCGAACGCTACCTCTGA